In Candidatus Tanganyikabacteria bacterium, the sequence TGGTCAACGACCTGGAACTCATGGACCTGCTCGCGCGGAGCGGGTGCCTCGGCTTCGTCATCGGCTTCGAGTCGATCCAGGCCGGCAGCCTGCTGGAGATGAAGAAGGGCCCCAACTTCCTGGGCGGGGCGCGCAAGAACCCGTACCGGCCCGAATGGGACCGCTACCAGAGCCAGATCGAGGTGTTGCGCCAGTTCCACCTGCAGACCTGGGCGGCGTTCACGCTGGGCTACGACCACGACACGGTCGAGTCCATCCACGACACCCTGGCGTTCGCGATGCACAACAAGTTCTGCTTCGCGGCGTTCAACATCCTGATGCCGTACCCGCACACGCCCTTCTACGCGAAGCTGGAACGGGAAGGCCGCCTGCTCTACGACAAGAAGTGGTGGGTCCACCCGCAGTACCGCTTCAATCACGCGGCCTACGTCCCGAAGAACATGACTCCCGACGAGCTCACGGCCGCCTGCTGGCATTGCCGCAAGGAGTGGAACACCAAGGCGTCCATTCTCAGGCGGGTGTGGGATTTCGACACGCACCTGAGCTCGCTGACGCGGCTGCTGGTGTACCTGAGCTACAACCCCATCTACTCGAAGGAGGCCTACAAGAAGCAGGGGATGCTCTTCGGCCTCTTCCGCAGGCAATCCCGGGGGATCGTCCGGCCGGACAACGAGATCGAGCGCCTGGTGACCTCCGAGGGCATCCCGGCCTTCTTCACCGGCAGGGGCGCGCGCTAGCGCCTACTGGCCGCAGGGGCCCCGCAGCAGCAGTTGCAGCTCCTGGGGCACGTCCAGGGCCCGTTCCTTGTGCATGACCCGGTCGCAGCCGGCTTCGATGGCCTTGCAGTCCGCGTCCAGGCCAGGGCAGGCCGTAAGGGCCACGACGACCGTGTCCGCCGTGGCGGGATCGGCGCGCAGGTCCCGCATGAGGGCAAGCGCTTCGTGGCAGCGGCCCTGGCATTCGATGAGGACCGCGTCCGGGTGCGCCTCGGCGATGCGGCGCCGGGCGGCCTCGATCGTGTTGCACACCTCGACGCCGTAGCCGTCGTGCTCGAGGCTCAGGCGCGTGACGAGGCGATCGTCGCGCGGATCGGCCAGTAGTACCAGTTCCTTGGTTCGCATCGGCGAATCCTCCTCTGGCTCGTCGAGTCGCGCCTCCCGCGGCCGGACCGTCCGGTACTCGATCCGCTTCTGGTAGTGTTCCCCCAGGACGAGGCGATGGACGTAGATGCAGGGGGTGTGGATGGCGTCGGGATCCAGGTCGCCGAGATCGACGATTTCCTCGACTTCGGCCACCACCACGTCGGCCGCCGTCGCCATCACCGGGTTGCCATTGCGGGCGGTCTTGCGGTAGACCAGGTTGCCATACGGATCCCCGCGCCAGCCCTTGATCAGGGCCAGATCGGCCCGCAGCGGCTCCTCGAAGAGGTACTCCCGCCCGCGAATCGTGCGTACTTCGCGCCCCCGGGCGATGTCGGTCCCCACGCCGGTCGGCGTGTAGAAGCCGCCGATGCCGGCGCCGCCCGCGCGAATGCGCTCGAAGAGCGTGCCTTGCGGCACTATCTCCCAGGTGACCGCGCCCTCGATCACCAGGCGTTCGAAGAGCTTGTTGCCGCCCGAGAACGAGGAGATCACCCGCGAGACCTGGCCCCCCTCCAGCAGCACGCCGGCCCCGCCGTCGGCGACGCCCATGTTCGAAGAGATGACGGTGAGGTCCTTGACGCCCGAGCGCACGACCTCGCGGACCAGATTCTCGGGGACTCCCACCAGGCCGAAGCCCCCGACCATCAGGGTCATACCATCCCGGAGGACGCCGTCGAGGGCCCGGGATACGGAAGCGTACCGCTTGTCCACGCAGGTCCAGGTTCGCGCACCGCGCGCCCCTAGGGGATCGGTCGAAAATGCGGAGACTCCCGGCGGAGCCGAGCGTCGGGCGGCTTCATCCCGGGTCAATCTATCCGGGACGATCGCAACATGTGCCCGGGCAATACCTCCAGGGATGCCGGAGCACACGTCTTCCACGCGCTATCGCTGGCAGGGCCACTCGCTGGAGTTGGTCATCGAGGACCTGACCGATCGCCATCCCGAGGACTACCCCTGGGGCCTGCTCCTGCGCGACGATCTGGCGTCCGGCCGCGGGGAAATCTTCTACTGGTTCGGCTCGCCGGGCGAAGCCCTGGCTTACCTGGCCGAAGCCGAGCCGCTGATCCACCTGCAGGACGACGATCCGGCCGTCGCCCGCATCCGGCGCGAGGTGGCCGCCGCGACCGCCGACCTGGGCACCACCCTGCCCGAAGCGCGCATCCCGGAAACCAACGTCCTCCTGGCCGGGGGCGGCGAGATCCTCTGGTGGGGGCATCTCGACGATCTGTTGGCCGCGGCGACGCCCCGCTCGAGGCGCGTCGTGCGGCGCTTCCGGGACCTGGCCGGCGCGGGGGGCAAGCGCGGGCCGGTGCGGCCGGAAGAACACGAGCGGTTCATCGGCTTTCTCTGCGGCGATCCGGTCTGATCAGAGCTGCTTGAAGAAGTCGTTGCCCTTGTCGTCCACCAGGATGAAGGCCGGGAAGTCCACCACGTCTATCTTCCAGACGGCTTCCATGCCCAGCTCGGGAAAATCGATGCACTCGACGCGCCTGATGTTCTCCTCGGCCAGGAGTGCCGCCGGGCCGCCGATGGAGCCCAGGTAGAACCCGCCGTACTTCTTGCACGCGTCGGTGACCTGCTGGCTGCGATTGCCCTTGGCGATCATCACCAGGGAGGCGCCGTGCGCCTGCAGGAGGTCGACGTACGAGTCCATGCGGCCGGCGGTGGTGGGGCCGAACGACCCGGACGCCTTGCCCTCGGGCGTCTTGGCGGGGCCGGCGTAGTAGATCGGGTAGTCCATGAGGTACTGCGGGAGCGGCTTGCCGGCGTCGAGCAGTTCCTTGAACTTGGCGTGCGCGATGTCGCGCCCGACGACGATGGTGCCGTTGAGCAGCACCGGCGTGGCGACGGGGTGCTTGGTGAGTTCGGCGAGCACCGCCCGCATCCCCTGGTCGAGGTCGATGCGGAAGCCGTGGCCGTGCTGGCCGCGGTACGAGTCCGGGATGAGTCGGCCCGGGTTGCGGTCGAGTTCTTCGACCCAGACGCCGTCGGCGTTTATCTTCGCCTTGATGTTGCGGTCGGCCGAGCACGAGACGCCCATCCCCACCGGGCAGGACGCGCCGTGGCGCGGCAGGCGGATCACGCGCACGTCGTGCGCGAAGTACTTGCCGCCGAACTGGGCGCCGATGCCGATGCCGTAGGCCGCTTCCAGGAGCCTCTGCTCGAGTTCGAGATCCCGGAACGCCTGGCCATGCTCGTTGCCCTCGGTCGGGAGCGCGTCGTAGTACCTCGTGCTGGCCAGCTTCACGGTCTTGAGGCACGCCTCGGCGCTCGTGCCGCCGATGACGAACGCCAGGTGGTACGGCGGGCAGGCGGCCGTGCCGAGAGTCTTCATCTTCTCGACCAGGAAGCCGAACAACCGCTCGGGCGTCAGGAGCGCCTTGGTCTCCTGGAACAGGTAGGTCTTGTTGGCCGATCCGCCGCCCTTGGCCACGAACAGGAACTTGTACTCCATGCCGGGCGTGGCGTAGAGGTCGATCTGGGCCGGGAGGTTCGTGCCGGTGTTGATCTCCCGGTACATGTCGAGGGCCACGGTCTGGGAGTAGCGCAGGCTCTCCTCGGTGTAGGTCTGGTAGATGCCCCGCGAGAGGTACTCGGCGTCGTCGACCCCGGTCCAGACCTGCTGGCCCTTCTTGCCCATGACCGTGGCGGTACCCGTGTCCTGGCAGATGGGGAGCTGGAACTCCACGGCCACCTCGGCGTTGCGCAGCATGGCGATCGCCACGCCCTTGTCGTTTGGCGAGGCTTCCGCGTCGGTCAGGATCCGCGCGACCGATTCGTTGTGCTCGGGCCGCAGCATGAACGACACGTCGCGAAAGGCCTGTCTGGCCAGCAGGGTGAGCACGTCGGGGTCGACCTTGAGAATCTGCTTTCCGTCGAACTCCGCGACGCTGACCCCGTGCTTCGAGACCAGGCGGTACCTGGTGGTGTCGGGGCCCAGCGGGAACGAATCCTGGTAGTGGAACTCCTTGGCGGCCATCGATTGCAGATCTCCTCTCGCTTCCAGTTTCCCCCATCCGGGCCCTGGCTGCCACGCTGGCGAACTTGGTATCCTGCAACCATGGAATGCAAGCTTTACATCGACGGGCAGTGGATCACCACCGACAGCGCGGGGCCTGTCCTCAACAAGTACGACGGCCGGACCATCGCCACATTGCCGATCGCCGGCCCGGCCGAAGTCGATCGCGCGCTTGCGGCGGCCGCGGCGGCGGCGCCGGTCATGGCCCGCATGCCGGCCCACGAGCGGGGCGCCATCCTCGCGCGCGCTTCGGCGCTGCTGGCCGCCCGCAAGGAAGATCTGGCCCGCACGATCGCCGGGGAGGCCGGCAAGGCGCTCAAGTTCGCCCGTATCGAGGCGGACCGGGCGGCTTCGACCTTCGCGGTGGCCTCCGAGGAGGCCAAGCGGTTGCACGGCGAGACGATTCCCCTCGACGCCGTGCCGGCCGGCGAGGGGTACTTCGGGTTCTGGCTGCGCCGGCCCGTGGGCGTCGTGGCGGCCATCGCGCCCTTCAACTTCCCCATCAACCTGGTGGCCCACAAGGTCGCCCCGGCGCTTGCCGCCGGCAACTCCATCGTGCTCAAGCCGGCGGCCTGGACGCCCCTGGCGTCGGTGATCCTGTGCGAGATCCTGGCCGAGGCGGGCCTGCCGCCCGGCGCGATCAACCTCGTGCATGGCCCGGGATCGCGCATCGGGCCGCAACTGGTGGCCGATCCCCGGGTCGCCAAGGTCACGTTCACCGGCTCCAAGGAGGTCGGCCAGGACATCCTGGCTCGCGCCGGCATCAAGAAGGTCACGCTGGAACTGGGCAACACCTCGCCGGTCGTGATCTGCCATGACGCCGACCTGGATTTCGCCGCCAGCCGCTGCGCCGTCGGCGCCTTCTACAATTCGGGCCAGGTCTGCATCTCGGTGCAGCGGATCTACTGCGATCGCCGGGTGTACGAGCCCTTCCTCGAGAAGCTGCGGGCCGCCACGCGGGCGATGGTCGTCGGCGATCCCCTCGCCGAGGGCGTGGACGTCGGCCCCATGATCGACGCCCGGGAGACCGATCGCATCGCGGCCTGGGTCGACGAGGCGAAGGCGGCGGGCGCCACGGTCGTGGAGGGCGGCCGGCGCGAGGGACCTGTCTACTGGCCGACCGTCCTCACCGAGGTGACGCCAAAAATGCGGGTCGTGGCCGACGAGGCGTTCGGTCCGGTCGTCGCCGTGCTGCCGTTCGACGATTTCGCCGAAGGCCTCCGCCAGGCTGACGATTGCGAGTACGGCTTGCAGGCGGCTGTTTTCACCCAGGATGTCGATCGCATCCTGATGGCCGTGCGCCACCTCAATTTTGGCGGCGTGATCGTCAACGACACGCCTTCCTTCCGCTGCGACCACATGCCCTACGGCGGCAATCGCCAGAGCGGCCTCGGGCGGGAGGGCGTCCGCTTCGCCATGGAAGAGATGACCAACATCCAGATGGTGGCGATTCGCAGTCCCGGGTAAATCATTCTCAGGAGGGAGGAGCCGCCATGCCAGCCCGCCTCAGGAGCGGCAACGCCACGCGTAAGGGCGTCGTGACGATCGGGACGCCTTCGGCGATGGTCCTGCCGGTGGATCGGCCGCGACCCAAGAAGCCGCGGCCCAAGCCCGCGCCCGGGGACGCGCACCTCCAGCCTCCGGCGGGGAAGCCCAGCGGCATCAGGCCCTGATCGGGCAGATCAAGGCCTGATTCGCCAGTTCAAGCCCTGATCTGGCAAACTTCCGGATCGGGCCGGGGCTTGGACCGCGCGGGCGCCTCGGATTGCCGCGGCCGCGACACCCGGTGATCGGCGCCGAACTGGTAGTCGCGGAAGACCTCCTCGGCCGTCGGTAGCAGGTAGCGGCCGGGCGCTATCTCGCGAGCCGTGTCCTTGAGGCGATAGACGTAGTGGCCGCAGGTGTAGACGCGGAAGCCGGCCATGTGCGTGCACAGGCAGGTCTTGTCCTGCACCGGCGCGGTGCGTCCGGTGGCCG encodes:
- a CDS encoding aldehyde dehydrogenase family protein → MECKLYIDGQWITTDSAGPVLNKYDGRTIATLPIAGPAEVDRALAAAAAAAPVMARMPAHERGAILARASALLAARKEDLARTIAGEAGKALKFARIEADRAASTFAVASEEAKRLHGETIPLDAVPAGEGYFGFWLRRPVGVVAAIAPFNFPINLVAHKVAPALAAGNSIVLKPAAWTPLASVILCEILAEAGLPPGAINLVHGPGSRIGPQLVADPRVAKVTFTGSKEVGQDILARAGIKKVTLELGNTSPVVICHDADLDFAASRCAVGAFYNSGQVCISVQRIYCDRRVYEPFLEKLRAATRAMVVGDPLAEGVDVGPMIDARETDRIAAWVDEAKAAGATVVEGGRREGPVYWPTVLTEVTPKMRVVADEAFGPVVAVLPFDDFAEGLRQADDCEYGLQAAVFTQDVDRILMAVRHLNFGGVIVNDTPSFRCDHMPYGGNRQSGLGREGVRFAMEEMTNIQMVAIRSPG
- a CDS encoding B12-binding domain-containing radical SAM protein; this translates as MKITFVKPNIGRMEHSLYVDEGRMEPLQLGVLAGLTPPDVECVLYDDRLEPIPYDEPTDLVAITVEIYTARRAYEIAAEFRARGVKVVMGGFQPTLLPDECLQHADAIFVGDAELGWHEVVADARNGNLKPVYKSPPGVPQVGGTLPRRDLFKGKGYLPITLMQFSRGCRFACEFCHISVYFDREHYVRHAVEVVREIEAQDRKLVFFVDDNFLSNHEAAKIFLRELIPLKIRWVSQASIDMVNDLELMDLLARSGCLGFVIGFESIQAGSLLEMKKGPNFLGGARKNPYRPEWDRYQSQIEVLRQFHLQTWAAFTLGYDHDTVESIHDTLAFAMHNKFCFAAFNILMPYPHTPFYAKLEREGRLLYDKKWWVHPQYRFNHAAYVPKNMTPDELTAACWHCRKEWNTKASILRRVWDFDTHLSSLTRLLVYLSYNPIYSKEAYKKQGMLFGLFRRQSRGIVRPDNEIERLVTSEGIPAFFTGRGAR
- a CDS encoding fumarate hydratase, whose translation is MAAKEFHYQDSFPLGPDTTRYRLVSKHGVSVAEFDGKQILKVDPDVLTLLARQAFRDVSFMLRPEHNESVARILTDAEASPNDKGVAIAMLRNAEVAVEFQLPICQDTGTATVMGKKGQQVWTGVDDAEYLSRGIYQTYTEESLRYSQTVALDMYREINTGTNLPAQIDLYATPGMEYKFLFVAKGGGSANKTYLFQETKALLTPERLFGFLVEKMKTLGTAACPPYHLAFVIGGTSAEACLKTVKLASTRYYDALPTEGNEHGQAFRDLELEQRLLEAAYGIGIGAQFGGKYFAHDVRVIRLPRHGASCPVGMGVSCSADRNIKAKINADGVWVEELDRNPGRLIPDSYRGQHGHGFRIDLDQGMRAVLAELTKHPVATPVLLNGTIVVGRDIAHAKFKELLDAGKPLPQYLMDYPIYYAGPAKTPEGKASGSFGPTTAGRMDSYVDLLQAHGASLVMIAKGNRSQQVTDACKKYGGFYLGSIGGPAALLAEENIRRVECIDFPELGMEAVWKIDVVDFPAFILVDDKGNDFFKQL